A genomic segment from Microcoleus sp. FACHB-672 encodes:
- a CDS encoding AAA family ATPase codes for MITLAGISVKAQIYESANSLVYQGIRESDDQPLILKVLKQDYPTPAELTRYRTEYHLTKSLDLAGVVKVYDLQKYQNTLVMFLEDFGGKSLKSWMQQCQFTLEEFLQIAVATTDALGHIHAANVIHKDINPSNVVFNKETNQLKIIDFGISTKLTRETPALKNPNVLEGTLAYMSPEQTGRMNRTLDYRTDFYSLGITFYELLTNKLPFETDDALELVHCHIAKVPVSLSELNPEIPPILSEIVMKLLAKTAEERYQSAWGLKADLEECLNQLNLTGKLTNFELAGEDISDKFQLPQKLYGREREIATLVTAFERVSSKQSELMLIAGYSGIGKSALVQELYKPITQKRGYFISGKFDQYQRNIPYSALVGAFQELIKHLLTESETQLNLWREKLLKALEINGQVIVDIIPELELIIGKQTSVPELGPNESQNRFNLVFKNFIKTFTKPEHPLALFIDDLQWADGGSLKLMQLLMSAASPGLFLMGAYRDNEVSAAHPLMLTLDQIAKTGAIIEYISLLPLDLPTITHLIGDTLNCEAESVKPLAELVLFKTGGNPFFMNEFLKSLNTEELLEFDIQTRKWQWDLEQIQSRDFTDNVVELMADKIQKLPDSTNSLLKKAACIGNQFNLKTLALISSQLLRETMKNLHAAVAENLVVPIGTMGDIELAVDATELTTRSLPTASSQSLKYKFVHDRIQQAAYSLIAEQDKPLIHQHIGKLLLKNISESKREEKIFDIVNQLNFGIQLISNQLERNELAQLNLVAGKKAKLSSAYQPALNYLQIGIELLAINSWQQQYELTLSLHEEAAEIAYLKVDFVLMERFIDAVVSQAQTVLDKVKVYEVKILAYTALGQFNEAINIGLEVLKLLGIRLPKQPSKLDVLRGLLQTNLRIGFQPIASLVDLPVMSAPYPKAAMRILTRMAPSTYFAAPLLFPMIVFQQIHLSIKWGNTIDSAVAYSFYGMILCGIVGDIQSGSQFGQLALNVVSKLDTRVFKNMTGFTVYTFIRHWIEPLKEAVNPLREVYTLALQTGDLQFASYSIYSYYHLSFLSSSELVKLESEMEIYAQSIRQMGQEKTFEMQQLLHQAVLNLLSKIENPSDLTGTAFDEQVMLPKLQSRNDRATLGHFYFNKLMLSFLFNEIELAIMNADLCEQYFDGITATSTVTHFYFYDSLARLSVATDGQQSEQNRQTQKVVSNQKKMKKWAHHAPSNNLHKYYLIEAELCRFRGKYALATELYDRAISLAKEHDYIHEAALAYELAAKFYLSQGKELTAKAYMQEARYCYQLWGATAKVKHLEMRYGNLLVANQGSSQNAKATTLVTTTGSKYSLDIATVLKASQAISGEIVLDKLLSSLMKILIENAGAQQGYLILEERGKLLIEAEGAIDSEQMSVLQSMPIENFQSASQTIINYVCRTQESVVLNDATREGQFTNDQYIQENQPKSVLCVPLINQGKLVSIVYLENNLTAGAFTPERQELLNLLSAQAAIAIENARFYNKMAELNKAYERFVPRQFLQFLEKSSIVDVKLGDQVQLEMSVLFSDIRDFTTISEGINPEENFKFINSYLSRMEPAIVENNGFIDKYIGDAIMALFSGEADNAVKAGISMLHRLAEYNQHRAHSGYHPIQIGIGINTGTLMLGTVGGQNRMDGTVISDAVNLASRVEGLTKNYGLPLLITQQTYERLTKSADYAIRTIDTVNVKGKSQSVTVYEIFETDPPALKNGKLNTLQSFTEALSLYNLEQFNKAAQLFEECLRLNPGDQVAQIYRQRCYQNHR; via the coding sequence ATGATCACCCTTGCCGGCATTTCTGTTAAAGCTCAAATTTATGAAAGCGCCAACTCCCTGGTATATCAAGGGATTCGAGAGTCAGATGATCAACCCCTGATCCTCAAAGTTCTTAAACAAGATTATCCGACGCCGGCTGAACTCACTCGCTATCGCACAGAGTATCACCTCACGAAATCTCTAGATCTGGCAGGAGTGGTTAAGGTTTATGACTTACAGAAATATCAAAATACCCTTGTGATGTTTCTCGAAGATTTTGGCGGGAAATCTTTGAAGTCTTGGATGCAGCAGTGCCAATTTACGTTAGAAGAATTTCTTCAAATTGCGGTCGCTACAACAGACGCATTAGGGCATATTCATGCAGCGAATGTTATTCACAAAGATATTAATCCATCTAATGTTGTTTTCAATAAAGAAACCAACCAATTAAAAATTATTGACTTCGGGATCTCCACCAAGTTAACGCGGGAAACACCGGCTTTAAAAAATCCTAACGTTTTAGAAGGCACTTTGGCTTATATGTCGCCGGAACAAACCGGCAGGATGAACCGCACGTTAGATTATCGCACGGATTTTTACTCGCTCGGCATTACCTTTTACGAATTGCTGACGAATAAATTGCCTTTTGAAACGGATGATGCACTGGAATTAGTTCACTGTCACATTGCTAAAGTGCCGGTGTCTCTGTCTGAGTTAAATCCAGAAATTCCCCCCATCCTCTCAGAAATCGTCATGAAACTTTTAGCAAAAACTGCTGAGGAAAGATATCAAAGCGCCTGGGGACTTAAAGCAGATTTGGAAGAATGTTTAAACCAATTAAATTTGACGGGGAAATTAACAAATTTTGAACTAGCCGGTGAAGACATTTCTGATAAATTTCAACTCCCGCAAAAACTTTATGGCAGAGAACGAGAAATTGCCACCTTAGTAACCGCTTTTGAGCGTGTCAGTTCAAAGCAGAGCGAACTAATGCTAATTGCCGGCTATTCTGGAATCGGTAAATCAGCCTTAGTGCAGGAACTTTATAAACCGATTACCCAAAAACGCGGCTATTTTATTTCTGGAAAATTTGACCAATATCAGCGAAACATTCCCTATAGTGCCCTTGTCGGTGCTTTCCAAGAATTAATCAAGCACTTGTTAACTGAAAGTGAAACGCAACTAAATTTATGGAGAGAGAAGTTATTAAAAGCTTTAGAAATTAATGGGCAAGTCATTGTCGATATAATTCCTGAACTCGAATTAATTATTGGCAAGCAAACCTCTGTTCCAGAACTTGGCCCCAATGAGTCTCAGAATCGGTTTAATTTAGTCTTTAAAAATTTTATTAAAACCTTTACGAAACCCGAACATCCCCTAGCATTATTTATTGATGATTTGCAGTGGGCAGATGGCGGATCATTAAAATTAATGCAGCTTTTAATGAGTGCCGCCTCCCCTGGATTATTTTTAATGGGTGCCTATCGGGATAACGAAGTTTCCGCAGCACATCCGTTAATGTTGACTTTAGATCAAATAGCCAAAACCGGAGCAATTATCGAGTACATTTCACTATTACCCTTAGACTTACCTACTATCACACACTTGATTGGCGATACGCTCAACTGTGAAGCAGAAAGTGTTAAGCCTTTGGCTGAGTTGGTGCTATTTAAGACTGGCGGCAATCCGTTCTTTATGAATGAATTTTTGAAATCACTTAATACAGAAGAACTGTTAGAATTTGATATTCAGACGCGCAAATGGCAGTGGGATTTAGAGCAAATTCAATCGCGGGATTTCACGGATAACGTCGTCGAACTCATGGCCGACAAGATTCAAAAGCTGCCAGATAGTACGAACAGTTTATTAAAAAAAGCTGCCTGTATTGGCAATCAATTCAACTTAAAAACTCTCGCATTGATTAGCTCTCAACTTTTGCGAGAAACTATGAAGAATTTGCACGCAGCCGTCGCCGAGAATTTAGTCGTTCCGATTGGTACTATGGGGGATATAGAATTAGCGGTTGATGCAACTGAACTGACCACCCGCTCATTACCAACCGCCTCATCGCAATCACTCAAGTATAAATTTGTTCACGATAGGATTCAACAGGCGGCTTATTCCCTAATTGCCGAACAAGATAAGCCTCTCATCCATCAGCACATCGGAAAACTGCTGCTGAAAAATATTTCTGAGAGCAAACGAGAAGAAAAAATCTTTGACATTGTTAATCAACTCAATTTTGGTATTCAACTGATCTCTAACCAGCTAGAAAGAAATGAGCTGGCACAGTTAAACTTAGTTGCCGGCAAGAAAGCGAAACTATCATCTGCGTATCAGCCGGCTTTAAATTATTTGCAAATCGGCATCGAACTCTTAGCAATCAATAGCTGGCAGCAACAGTATGAACTCACTCTCTCACTCCACGAAGAAGCCGCTGAAATTGCCTATCTAAAAGTTGATTTTGTCTTAATGGAAAGATTTATTGATGCAGTCGTATCTCAAGCACAAACAGTTTTAGACAAAGTGAAAGTATATGAGGTGAAAATTCTAGCATATACTGCCCTCGGTCAATTTAACGAAGCTATCAATATCGGATTAGAAGTGCTGAAATTGTTGGGGATAAGGTTACCGAAGCAACCGAGTAAGCTTGATGTTTTAAGGGGACTGCTGCAAACCAACCTAAGGATCGGATTTCAACCGATTGCTAGTTTAGTTGACTTGCCAGTGATGAGCGCTCCTTACCCAAAAGCAGCGATGCGTATCCTAACAAGAATGGCTCCCTCTACCTACTTTGCTGCACCGCTTTTGTTCCCGATGATTGTGTTTCAACAAATCCACTTATCTATTAAGTGGGGAAACACAATAGACTCTGCTGTTGCTTATAGTTTCTATGGCATGATTCTCTGTGGAATCGTTGGAGATATTCAGAGCGGCTCTCAATTTGGTCAACTCGCGCTCAACGTAGTCTCCAAACTTGATACAAGAGTTTTTAAAAATATGACAGGTTTTACAGTATATACCTTTATTAGACACTGGATAGAGCCTCTCAAAGAGGCAGTCAATCCCCTACGGGAAGTTTACACGCTTGCACTGCAAACAGGAGATTTACAATTCGCTAGCTATTCAATTTATTCCTACTACCACTTGAGCTTTCTGAGCAGCTCGGAATTGGTTAAATTGGAATCTGAGATGGAGATATATGCTCAGAGTATCCGTCAAATGGGACAAGAAAAAACCTTTGAGATGCAACAGCTATTGCACCAAGCCGTTCTGAATTTACTCAGCAAAATAGAAAATCCTTCTGATTTGACTGGCACAGCTTTCGATGAGCAGGTGATGCTGCCAAAACTACAAAGCCGAAATGATCGCGCTACACTGGGTCATTTTTATTTTAACAAGTTAATGCTTTCTTTCCTGTTTAACGAAATAGAATTGGCCATTATGAATGCTGACTTATGTGAACAATACTTTGATGGCATCACAGCAACATCCACAGTTACTCACTTCTATTTTTATGATTCTCTAGCACGTCTATCGGTGGCAACAGATGGTCAGCAGTCAGAGCAAAATCGCCAGACGCAGAAAGTCGTTAGTAACCAAAAAAAGATGAAGAAGTGGGCACATCATGCCCCATCGAATAACTTGCATAAATATTACTTGATAGAGGCTGAACTGTGTCGATTCAGGGGAAAATATGCTTTGGCAACAGAATTGTATGATCGCGCGATTTCTCTCGCTAAAGAACACGACTATATCCATGAAGCCGCTCTCGCTTACGAACTTGCTGCCAAGTTTTATCTATCCCAGGGGAAAGAATTAACAGCAAAGGCTTATATGCAGGAAGCTCGTTACTGCTATCAACTTTGGGGGGCAACTGCCAAAGTCAAGCATTTAGAAATGCGATATGGCAACTTATTGGTTGCAAATCAAGGGAGTAGTCAAAATGCTAAAGCGACGACATTAGTAACCACCACTGGCTCGAAGTACAGCCTGGATATCGCCACAGTGTTGAAGGCTTCTCAGGCAATTTCTGGGGAAATTGTGCTGGATAAGTTACTATCTAGCTTGATGAAAATTTTGATTGAAAATGCAGGGGCGCAACAAGGTTATCTCATTTTAGAAGAACGGGGAAAACTGCTAATTGAAGCGGAAGGGGCAATCGATTCTGAGCAGATGAGCGTACTTCAATCAATGCCGATTGAAAACTTTCAAAGCGCTTCTCAAACAATTATCAATTATGTCTGCCGCACTCAAGAAAGTGTGGTTTTGAATGATGCGACTCGTGAGGGACAATTTACCAATGATCAGTATATCCAAGAAAATCAGCCTAAATCGGTTCTCTGCGTACCGCTGATCAATCAAGGTAAATTAGTTAGTATTGTTTATCTGGAAAATAATCTCACAGCCGGTGCGTTTACACCAGAAAGGCAGGAGCTATTAAATTTGCTTTCTGCTCAAGCTGCAATTGCTATTGAAAATGCCAGATTTTACAATAAAATGGCAGAACTTAATAAAGCTTACGAGCGGTTTGTGCCGCGCCAATTTCTCCAGTTTTTGGAAAAATCAAGCATCGTTGATGTGAAATTAGGCGATCAGGTGCAGTTAGAAATGTCGGTACTATTTTCCGATATTCGGGATTTTACAACGATTTCAGAAGGAATCAATCCAGAGGAGAATTTCAAGTTTATTAACTCTTATTTATCTCGCATGGAGCCGGCAATCGTTGAAAATAATGGGTTTATCGATAAATATATCGGGGATGCGATTATGGCATTATTTAGTGGCGAAGCAGATAATGCGGTGAAAGCCGGCATTTCTATGCTTCACCGGCTTGCTGAATACAACCAACATCGCGCCCATTCTGGCTATCATCCCATTCAAATTGGCATCGGCATCAATACCGGCACCTTAATGTTAGGAACTGTTGGCGGACAAAATCGCATGGATGGCACCGTAATCAGCGACGCGGTAAATTTAGCCTCTCGCGTAGAAGGTTTAACCAAAAATTATGGCTTGCCATTATTAATCACCCAACAAACTTATGAGCGATTGACGAAGTCGGCAGATTATGCAATTCGCACGATTGACACCGTAAACGTTAAAGGCAAATCTCAATCCGTCACAGTCTACGAAATCTTTGAGACTGATCCACCGGCACTCAAAAATGGGAAGTTAAATACGCTACAATCATTTACAGAAGCCTTATCGCTCTACAATCTAGAACAGTTCAACAAAGCGGCGCAACTGTTTGAAGAGTGCCTGCGCCTCAACCCAGGCGATCAAGTCGCTCAAATTTATCGGCAACGCTGCTATCAGAATCACCGCTAA
- a CDS encoding site-2 protease family protein — MVLWLLLFLGLFTYLILQRSVATVTRTPVWILWLVMMTPALIWCVWALIYGQNQPMPLAVAIGPFLICPPIYWWLIHLGRREAMPPKQPADTDLTDLAEESPQTDDSKKDRPSVRPITQAEETQLRDCFPWSTYYLQNIEYRPQAVICWGRLRTNPQEAYQTVEEKITALFGDRFLLVFRETLNRKPFFALVPNPYREAAEGQKPELITRPAFALALLVIALFTTTRFGVQLVGMADKLPANPALLLKGLPYALALMTILGVHELAHYLTARFYQIRTTLPYFIPLPFFLGTFGAFIQMRSPVPNRKALFDISIAGPLAGFVVTVPLLVWGLAHSQVVPSLPSAGMLTFDALNPNFFLLLSLLSKLALGSALSAGKAISLHPVAVAGYVGMIVTAFNLMPVGALDGGHIVHAMFGQRTSLIVGQIARFLMLILSFIRPELLLWALLLIVMPIRDEPALNDVSELDNRRDFLGLIALALLVLILLPAPRILFN; from the coding sequence ATGGTTCTCTGGTTGCTCCTGTTTCTTGGACTGTTTACATATCTCATTTTGCAGCGCTCTGTCGCTACTGTAACCCGCACGCCGGTGTGGATTTTGTGGCTGGTGATGATGACGCCGGCTTTGATTTGGTGCGTGTGGGCGTTAATTTATGGCCAAAACCAACCCATGCCTCTGGCAGTGGCAATTGGCCCGTTTTTGATTTGTCCGCCGATTTACTGGTGGCTCATTCATTTGGGCCGTCGCGAGGCAATGCCACCAAAGCAGCCGGCTGATACGGATTTAACGGATTTAGCGGAGGAATCGCCTCAGACAGACGATTCTAAGAAGGATCGCCCGTCGGTGCGTCCGATTACTCAAGCTGAAGAAACCCAGCTACGCGATTGTTTTCCTTGGTCTACTTATTATTTGCAAAACATTGAATACCGGCCTCAAGCGGTGATCTGCTGGGGCCGGCTACGGACAAATCCACAGGAGGCTTACCAGACTGTTGAGGAAAAAATAACCGCCTTATTTGGCGATCGGTTTTTACTGGTGTTTCGCGAAACTCTTAATCGCAAACCTTTCTTTGCACTGGTGCCCAACCCTTACCGAGAGGCGGCTGAAGGGCAGAAACCTGAGTTGATCACACGGCCTGCTTTTGCCTTAGCGCTGCTGGTGATCGCACTGTTCACGACGACGCGATTTGGGGTTCAACTGGTTGGGATGGCAGACAAGCTGCCGGCGAATCCAGCTTTACTGCTGAAAGGACTACCATACGCCTTGGCGCTGATGACGATTTTGGGCGTTCACGAGTTGGCCCATTACTTGACGGCACGGTTTTATCAAATTCGCACGACGCTGCCCTATTTTATTCCCTTGCCATTTTTCTTGGGTACGTTTGGTGCGTTTATACAGATGCGATCGCCGGTGCCGAATCGCAAAGCGCTGTTTGATATCAGTATTGCCGGCCCTTTAGCAGGCTTCGTCGTAACGGTGCCGCTGCTGGTTTGGGGGTTAGCTCACTCTCAAGTGGTTCCCTCGCTTCCCAGCGCTGGAATGTTAACGTTTGATGCGCTCAACCCCAACTTTTTTCTGTTGCTGAGTCTGTTGAGTAAGCTGGCGTTGGGCAGTGCGTTGAGTGCCGGTAAGGCAATCTCGCTGCATCCAGTTGCGGTTGCCGGCTATGTCGGGATGATCGTCACTGCGTTCAATTTGATGCCGGTTGGCGCTCTTGATGGCGGTCACATCGTTCATGCCATGTTCGGACAGCGCACGAGCTTGATCGTGGGTCAAATCGCCCGGTTCTTGATGTTAATTTTGTCTTTTATCCGGCCTGAATTGTTGCTGTGGGCGCTGCTGTTAATCGTGATGCCTATTCGTGATGAGCCGGCGCTTAATGATGTGAGCGAACTTGATAATCGACGCGATTTTTTAGGATTAATCGCATTGGCTTTGTTGGTGTTAATTCTTTTGCCGGCACCTCGAATTCTCTTTAATTAA
- a CDS encoding MBL fold metallo-hydrolase has translation MPKQPQAALDTVYAFSPNRDTLGATAYLIVENHANILIDCPAIDELNLEFLQQQGGVRWLFLTHRGAIGKAEKIQQETGCEILIQEQEAYLLPELAVKNFSHEFTFSPSCQAIWTPGHSPGSSCLYYAGSGGVLFTGRHLLPNQQGEPMPLRTSKTFHWPRQIRSVQSLIERFTPATLSYICPGANTGYLRGQRVIDRAYGRLAQLDLEGCRQSQALV, from the coding sequence ATGCCCAAGCAACCACAGGCTGCCCTCGATACCGTTTATGCGTTTTCACCCAACCGAGATACCTTGGGAGCAACAGCCTATCTCATTGTAGAAAACCACGCCAATATCCTCATCGACTGTCCGGCAATTGATGAGCTTAACTTAGAATTTTTGCAACAGCAAGGCGGCGTGCGGTGGTTATTTCTTACGCATCGGGGCGCTATAGGCAAGGCAGAGAAAATTCAGCAAGAAACCGGCTGTGAAATCCTCATTCAAGAGCAAGAAGCCTATCTTTTGCCGGAATTAGCCGTAAAAAACTTTTCTCACGAGTTTACTTTCAGCCCTAGCTGCCAAGCCATTTGGACACCCGGACACTCTCCCGGTTCATCTTGCCTGTATTATGCCGGCAGTGGAGGAGTGCTGTTCACCGGGCGTCATTTGCTGCCAAATCAACAAGGTGAGCCGATGCCTTTGCGAACCTCAAAAACCTTTCACTGGCCACGACAGATCCGCAGCGTTCAGTCGCTTATCGAGCGTTTCACGCCGGCAACCCTAAGTTATATCTGCCCTGGTGCTAACACCGGCTACTTACGCGGCCAACGAGTCATTGATCGCGCTTACGGGCGGTTAGCCCAGCTTGACCTGGAAGGTTGCCGGCAGTCTCAAGCCTTGGTGTAG
- a CDS encoding MarR family winged helix-turn-helix transcriptional regulator → MDNNSNINQRRQVGRQLSFALYSASNRVIRLHRPFLEPLGLTYPQFLVMLALYEGTPRTVGEVGQELGMDNGTLTPLLKRLESAGLVTRTRDQQDERRVLIELTEAGEALREAACSIPEKIETACRLSDEDLAELRDTLNGLAIPRSAKALDHEPPSN, encoded by the coding sequence ATGGATAACAACTCGAACATCAACCAACGGCGACAGGTGGGGAGGCAGCTTTCGTTTGCCCTTTATAGTGCTTCCAACCGCGTCATTCGGCTTCATCGGCCCTTTCTTGAGCCTTTGGGCCTGACCTATCCTCAGTTTCTGGTCATGCTCGCTCTCTACGAGGGCACCCCGCGCACTGTTGGGGAAGTAGGGCAAGAACTCGGTATGGATAACGGGACTTTGACGCCCCTGTTAAAGCGCCTTGAGAGCGCGGGGTTGGTGACGCGCACCCGTGACCAACAGGACGAACGCCGCGTTCTTATCGAGCTGACAGAAGCGGGCGAGGCACTCCGCGAGGCAGCGTGCTCGATCCCTGAAAAGATCGAGACGGCCTGCCGTCTCTCCGATGAAGACCTTGCCGAGCTTCGCGACACCTTGAACGGGCTGGCAATACCCCGTTCAGCCAAGGCTCTCGACCACGAACCACCTTCCAACTGA
- a CDS encoding nitroreductase has product MSNATHLSNGLIELENEPSQTLSFEETVRARRSFRSFLPTPVPNAQIKQVLEDAQYSPSNCNTQPWNTHIVSGEKIKELGRILTEQNEAENFTPDFSFDMECFYGAYSERRIEHGKTFYEAMGVARGDKIARHKAAAKNYTFYGAPHVALLFMPSFGDNVRVGGDIGMYGQTFLLSLTARGLGGIPQTAIGFFAQTIREYLGISDELKLMFAIAFGYPDFTAPVNSVRMGRVPVSESVTFHH; this is encoded by the coding sequence ATGTCAAACGCAACACACCTTTCAAACGGTCTCATTGAATTAGAAAATGAACCATCACAAACACTCTCTTTTGAAGAGACAGTTCGAGCGCGCCGCTCATTCCGCTCATTTTTACCAACACCCGTCCCTAACGCTCAAATAAAGCAAGTCTTGGAAGATGCACAATATTCTCCATCGAATTGCAACACGCAGCCGTGGAACACACACATCGTTTCGGGCGAAAAGATCAAAGAATTGGGCCGCATTCTAACCGAGCAAAACGAAGCGGAGAATTTCACGCCGGATTTTAGCTTCGATATGGAGTGCTTTTATGGCGCCTATAGTGAACGCCGAATTGAACACGGCAAAACCTTTTATGAGGCGATGGGTGTGGCGCGGGGCGACAAGATCGCGCGTCATAAAGCCGCTGCAAAAAATTACACCTTCTACGGTGCACCTCATGTCGCTCTGCTCTTCATGCCTTCCTTTGGAGATAATGTGCGCGTTGGCGGTGACATTGGAATGTATGGCCAGACGTTTTTGTTGTCTCTGACGGCGCGCGGTTTAGGAGGTATTCCGCAGACCGCCATTGGCTTTTTTGCACAGACCATCCGCGAATATTTGGGTATCTCCGATGAACTCAAGCTGATGTTTGCCATTGCGTTTGGCTATCCAGACTTCACAGCACCAGTCAACAGCGTTCGGATGGGGCGCGTTCCCGTCTCAGAGAGCGTGACCTTTCACCATTAA
- a CDS encoding NADPH-dependent F420 reductase has product MKIGILGTGHIGKTLARKLSAAGHDVKVANSRGPETIEADVLAFGARAVSTAEAVEDVDAVILSIPLNRIPTIAPLIANLPAETVVIDTSNYYPHRDDKIDAIEAGQVESLWVAQQLGRPIAKAWNAIGSGSFATKGKSAGSPDRIALPVAADRENDRSVAMALVEDTGLDAFDAGTLADSWRQQPGSPCYCTDLNREEMPAALASAERERLPRRRELAIEAIMERVGDSATNPDSDYAVRLTRALFM; this is encoded by the coding sequence ATGAAGATAGGCATTCTTGGCACTGGCCATATCGGGAAGACTTTGGCACGCAAACTCAGTGCGGCCGGACATGACGTGAAGGTGGCCAACTCTCGCGGCCCCGAGACCATCGAGGCCGATGTGCTGGCTTTCGGCGCACGCGCGGTCTCGACCGCTGAAGCGGTGGAGGACGTTGACGCGGTGATCCTCTCGATCCCTCTCAACCGCATTCCCACAATCGCGCCGCTAATCGCCAACCTACCAGCCGAGACAGTCGTCATCGACACGTCTAATTACTATCCCCACCGCGACGACAAGATCGATGCCATCGAGGCCGGGCAGGTTGAGAGCCTTTGGGTGGCCCAACAGCTAGGCCGGCCAATTGCCAAGGCGTGGAACGCGATCGGGTCTGGCTCCTTCGCCACTAAGGGCAAGTCTGCTGGAAGTCCTGACCGTATCGCCCTCCCTGTGGCTGCTGACCGCGAGAACGATCGCTCCGTGGCGATGGCGCTCGTCGAAGACACCGGGCTTGATGCTTTCGACGCCGGCACGCTCGCCGATTCGTGGCGCCAGCAACCCGGCTCGCCCTGTTACTGCACAGACCTCAACCGCGAGGAAATGCCTGCCGCGCTCGCCTCGGCGGAACGTGAGCGCTTGCCCAGGCGCCGCGAGCTTGCGATCGAGGCGATCATGGAGCGGGTGGGTGATAGCGCTACCAACCCGGATTCTGACTATGCCGTGCGCCTGACCCGCGCGCTGTTCATGTGA
- a CDS encoding NmrA family NAD(P)-binding protein, whose translation MATDNSPLIFLMGVTGQTGRLILEDFDRTPGNARIRVGVRKQKDLERLRGEGRDAVLFDLDDPRTFGPALCGVDRMNILTGYTIAMTHQTKTVVDAAKKAGVQHIVNQGVFAAEDATDSKYCWFALVEAYIEASGIAWTHLHPNVFLENMLSVSQPIGGTFSVFWGVNRVGYVALHDLAAVTAKVLRDGPERYGSKDYYLSTETMTGPELATALSEVLDRSIRCNTLDPSEVEALFKKGTLEVEDWYARSSFELLTQFADGRMGYMGTVKDDVPFLLGRPATSVRDWARANKAQLLDLVDQRADETPTE comes from the coding sequence ATGGCGACCGACAACAGCCCGCTCATCTTCCTCATGGGCGTCACCGGCCAGACTGGCCGGCTAATCCTAGAGGATTTCGATCGCACGCCCGGCAATGCCCGCATCCGCGTCGGCGTGCGTAAGCAGAAGGATCTGGAGCGTCTGCGCGGCGAAGGCCGCGACGCCGTCCTGTTCGACCTCGACGATCCGCGAACCTTCGGCCCGGCGCTTTGTGGCGTTGATCGCATGAACATCCTCACCGGCTACACCATCGCAATGACCCACCAAACCAAGACCGTGGTGGACGCGGCGAAGAAGGCGGGCGTGCAGCACATCGTCAACCAGGGCGTCTTCGCGGCGGAAGACGCTACCGACTCGAAATATTGCTGGTTCGCCCTGGTCGAAGCCTACATCGAGGCCAGTGGCATCGCTTGGACGCACTTACATCCCAACGTGTTTCTTGAGAACATGCTCAGCGTATCGCAGCCCATTGGCGGCACGTTCTCAGTTTTCTGGGGCGTGAACCGCGTCGGTTACGTCGCGCTTCACGATCTGGCCGCAGTAACCGCCAAGGTCTTGCGCGACGGTCCAGAACGCTATGGTTCGAAGGACTATTATCTCAGCACCGAAACCATGACCGGCCCGGAACTGGCCACCGCACTCAGCGAAGTGCTCGACCGTTCGATTCGCTGCAACACGCTCGATCCGTCAGAGGTGGAGGCGCTGTTCAAGAAAGGCACGTTGGAAGTTGAGGACTGGTATGCCCGCAGCTCATTCGAGCTTCTTACGCAGTTCGCCGACGGGCGCATGGGCTATATGGGCACCGTCAAGGACGACGTGCCTTTCCTGCTCGGGCGGCCCGCCACCAGCGTGCGCGACTGGGCAAGGGCGAACAAGGCGCAGCTGCTCGATCTGGTTGATCAGCGCGCCGACGAAACTCCCACGGAATAA